In one window of Flavobacterium ginsengisoli DNA:
- a CDS encoding CPBP family intramembrane glutamic endopeptidase, whose amino-acid sequence MKNKINFGAIIVYYVIAVICRYAAVKTNLLSGIENPYLVILLRGVGPALGALVAIKIFSLNNPMSLKGIYKNAIVPFAVYWILPAVLIAGVYYFTIGKFPILLMFTVLVYGLLEEIGWRGFLQEQLKSLPKFTSILIIAVLWFAWHLNFETTPSNMIFFGIIFFGTWGIGKVYTSTGSLLAVAGVHSLNNFFRNGLHDTELILIVVLLVIWVGFIILYNRKYKTAVNPA is encoded by the coding sequence ATGAAAAATAAAATCAACTTTGGCGCTATTATAGTTTATTATGTAATTGCTGTAATCTGCAGATATGCAGCTGTTAAAACCAATTTATTGTCAGGAATAGAAAATCCGTATTTAGTAATTTTGCTTCGTGGTGTTGGTCCTGCTTTGGGTGCTTTGGTTGCAATAAAAATATTCTCTCTTAACAATCCAATGTCGTTAAAAGGAATTTATAAAAATGCAATTGTTCCGTTTGCCGTTTATTGGATTCTTCCAGCTGTTTTAATTGCAGGTGTTTATTATTTCACAATCGGTAAATTTCCAATTTTATTAATGTTTACAGTTTTAGTTTACGGACTTTTAGAAGAAATCGGATGGCGTGGATTTTTGCAAGAACAATTGAAATCGCTTCCTAAATTTACTTCAATCTTAATTATTGCTGTTCTTTGGTTCGCATGGCATTTAAACTTTGAAACAACGCCAAGCAACATGATTTTCTTCGGAATCATTTTCTTTGGAACTTGGGGAATCGGAAAAGTATATACTTCTACAGGATCGCTATTGGCAGTTGCGGGAGTGCATTCGCTAAATAATTTCTTCCGTAATGGTTTACATGATACAGAACTTATTTTAATTGTAGTTTTATTAGTAATATGGGTTGGTTTTATTATTCTTTATAACAGAAAATATAAAACTGCTGTTAATCCAGCTTAA
- a CDS encoding Crp/Fnr family transcriptional regulator: MPQSPSPEDVKRIFENYFTADMNIWTGFSEKIKVRVFDKSEIIKDYHGVEKYLNIIIKGSAGLFVWDGKRDICINLLYEKSFISDYMSFLNQRPSVIKTEALEDLTLWSIPHQDLNELYQRSETGLRIGKAISEMLYVRKQQEQINLLTLSPQERYLKLIEGRPEIFQRTPLKIIASYLGLTAESLSRIRKRVMEK, translated from the coding sequence ATGCCACAAAGTCCTTCCCCAGAAGATGTAAAGAGAATTTTCGAAAATTATTTTACTGCCGATATGAACATCTGGACAGGATTTTCGGAGAAGATTAAAGTTCGTGTATTTGACAAATCTGAAATCATAAAAGATTATCATGGCGTCGAAAAATATCTTAATATCATCATTAAAGGATCTGCGGGATTATTTGTTTGGGATGGTAAAAGAGACATCTGCATTAATCTATTGTATGAAAAAAGTTTTATAAGTGATTATATGTCTTTTTTAAATCAGCGACCATCTGTTATTAAAACTGAAGCTTTAGAAGATTTGACGCTTTGGTCTATTCCGCATCAAGATTTGAACGAACTGTATCAAAGATCTGAAACAGGTTTACGAATTGGAAAAGCTATTTCTGAAATGCTTTATGTGCGTAAACAGCAAGAACAAATTAATCTATTAACGCTTTCTCCTCAAGAACGTTATTTGAAACTTATAGAAGGGCGTCCAGAAATTTTTCAAAGAACACCACTCAAAATCATTGCTTCTTATTTGGGATTAACAGCAGAAAGTTTAAGCCGAATTCGAAAAAGAGTTATGGAAAAATGA
- a CDS encoding response regulator transcription factor, giving the protein MQQRKIIRFLTSLIVAFLIIPNCYGQYSICGHIETTQKNKTVYLSLLKYDEETLITESQILFSTQTDSTGYFEFKGQLLSKKDKLYRIHSNIDDIKGLQLVSNSDKNNYYNFIFSNTDTIYFSKSGNRWFSHSQNSNNTDRLWRNLKQFEEKLTQGYSEIKNKEAQQQTINDFVEKVKAYNAKNISPALIKLLAFSDIKRKNFDLKTDFEKNPDFYNDILNSLKSYYSETSYYLQFQDEISKISNTVFQQKYSFHKTLNYILGILVLILAVISFLLFKKVRSIQPKEIQQEISNLTLTNQEEKIAKLILENKSNKEIADELFISLSTVKTHIRNLYAKLNVTNRYELADKFKNHT; this is encoded by the coding sequence ATGCAACAAAGAAAAATAATCAGATTTTTAACGTCCCTCATTGTTGCATTTCTAATTATTCCGAATTGTTACGGACAATATTCAATTTGTGGACATATTGAAACAACACAGAAAAACAAAACAGTGTATTTAAGTCTCTTGAAGTACGATGAAGAAACACTAATTACAGAAAGCCAGATTCTTTTTTCTACCCAAACCGACAGCACAGGATATTTTGAATTTAAAGGTCAATTGTTGTCTAAAAAAGATAAACTTTACCGCATCCATTCAAATATTGACGACATAAAAGGTTTACAGTTAGTAAGCAATAGCGACAAAAACAATTACTACAATTTTATTTTTTCAAATACTGACACAATTTATTTCTCAAAATCAGGAAATAGATGGTTTAGCCATTCTCAAAACTCAAATAATACCGATAGATTATGGAGGAACTTAAAACAATTTGAAGAAAAATTGACTCAAGGATATTCTGAAATTAAAAACAAGGAAGCTCAACAACAAACTATAAATGATTTTGTTGAAAAAGTAAAAGCATATAATGCTAAAAACATCTCGCCTGCATTGATAAAACTTCTTGCATTTTCGGATATAAAAAGAAAAAATTTTGATCTAAAAACGGACTTTGAAAAAAATCCGGATTTCTATAATGATATTTTAAACTCACTTAAAAGTTACTATTCCGAAACATCATATTATCTTCAATTTCAAGACGAAATTTCGAAAATTTCCAATACTGTTTTTCAACAAAAGTATTCGTTCCATAAAACCCTAAATTATATATTAGGAATTTTGGTGCTGATCCTGGCTGTTATTTCGTTTTTATTGTTCAAAAAAGTAAGATCAATACAACCTAAAGAAATACAACAAGAAATTTCAAATTTGACATTAACGAATCAGGAAGAAAAAATTGCAAAACTGATTTTGGAAAATAAATCAAATAAAGAAATTGCCGACGAACTTTTCATTTCGTTGAGTACGGTAAAAACCCATATTCGAAATCTTTATGCAAAACTAAATGTAACAAACAGGTATGAATTAGCAGATAAATTCAAAAATCATACTTAG
- a CDS encoding PPC domain-containing DNA-binding protein, giving the protein MKIQSLKIGMAIVLLMSLNFANAQQKDAEKCRYTKTPQGYLMVLREGDNVLELIEKLAKEQNIPSANFTGIGFAQDATFGFYDFNQKKFHPKTFNKVEMGSLTGSIAWSGDKPSIHMHGVATDDKFDAYGGHILALIVGTGSMEIYITVNNEKLERKVEQPLNANVLQLPCLK; this is encoded by the coding sequence ATGAAAATTCAATCCCTTAAAATCGGTATGGCAATAGTACTTTTAATGTCTCTTAATTTTGCTAATGCTCAACAAAAAGATGCCGAAAAATGCCGTTATACCAAAACTCCTCAAGGTTATTTGATGGTTCTTCGCGAAGGCGATAATGTTTTGGAACTAATTGAAAAATTAGCCAAAGAGCAAAATATTCCGTCAGCAAATTTTACTGGAATTGGTTTTGCGCAAGATGCCACTTTTGGATTTTACGATTTTAACCAAAAGAAATTTCATCCCAAAACTTTCAATAAAGTCGAAATGGGAAGCTTAACGGGATCTATTGCCTGGAGCGGAGACAAACCTTCAATACACATGCACGGCGTTGCAACCGATGATAAATTTGATGCTTACGGCGGTCACATTTTGGCTTTAATAGTTGGTACAGGTTCTATGGAAATTTATATTACAGTAAATAATGAAAAACTGGAACGAAAAGTTGAACAGCCTCTAAATGCTAATGTTTTACAATTACCTTGTTTGAAGTAA
- a CDS encoding HAD-IIB family hydrolase, giving the protein MLAEKRGVFVNLALHENFGLTVIESASSGLPVVVTKNGGPSEIIPVCQNGELVNPQEENQIKKALRNILTDENRWKYYSNNGATNIQKYYSWISHVNHYVDLINENLSVSSTGIKKQHYPNINISRLKRKIDHLLVSDIDGTLIEPKLANPGLKELKAHLTNRTDKMAFAMASGRNLALVKKVIDEEEFPLPDFIICSVGTEIYYTNGKDYILDKGWAKFLAGRWKREDIVNRLKDIKWIKIQEEEAQNPYKISYYYDKEHYNHDELITALGTGWYKVNIIPSHGQFLDFIPKRASKGNAIKFLCRKWSIPLSNVIAAGDSGNDVDMFRGSVKGIIVGNRSAELADYETTKSIYVAKNSASEGILEGLKHYKVIK; this is encoded by the coding sequence ATGCTCGCAGAAAAAAGAGGTGTTTTTGTGAATTTAGCTTTGCATGAAAACTTCGGATTGACCGTTATCGAATCGGCTAGTTCGGGGCTTCCAGTTGTGGTGACAAAAAACGGCGGGCCTTCAGAAATTATTCCTGTTTGCCAGAACGGAGAATTAGTAAATCCGCAAGAAGAAAACCAGATCAAAAAAGCACTCCGAAATATTTTAACCGATGAAAATCGATGGAAATATTACTCAAATAATGGTGCAACTAATATTCAAAAATATTACAGTTGGATAAGCCATGTTAATCATTATGTAGATTTAATTAATGAAAATCTATCAGTTTCTTCAACCGGAATCAAAAAACAGCATTATCCAAATATCAATATCAGTCGATTAAAACGAAAAATAGATCACTTATTGGTTTCTGATATTGACGGAACTTTAATTGAACCAAAACTAGCAAATCCAGGTTTGAAAGAATTAAAAGCTCATTTAACCAATCGCACCGATAAAATGGCTTTTGCAATGGCTTCTGGAAGAAATTTAGCGCTTGTTAAAAAAGTAATTGATGAAGAAGAGTTTCCGCTACCCGACTTTATTATCTGTTCTGTCGGAACCGAAATTTATTACACCAATGGAAAGGATTATATTTTGGATAAAGGTTGGGCAAAATTTCTTGCAGGAAGATGGAAACGAGAAGATATTGTCAATAGATTGAAAGACATTAAATGGATAAAAATTCAGGAAGAAGAAGCTCAAAACCCTTATAAAATCTCATATTATTATGATAAAGAACACTACAATCATGATGAACTGATTACTGCTTTGGGAACGGGCTGGTACAAAGTCAACATTATTCCGAGTCATGGGCAGTTTTTAGATTTTATTCCCAAAAGAGCTTCAAAAGGAAATGCGATTAAATTCTTGTGCAGAAAATGGTCTATTCCGTTAAGTAATGTAATTGCGGCAGGAGATTCTGGAAATGATGTCGATATGTTTAGAGGTTCAGTAAAAGGAATTATTGTTGGAAACCGAAGCGCAGAACTTGCCGATTATGAAACAACAAAAAGCATTTATGTCGCTAAAAATTCAGCTTCAGAAGGAATTTTGGAAGGTTTAAAACATTATAAAGTCATAAAATAA
- a CDS encoding glycosyltransferase, whose translation MMKKLRISLINIHGLLKGSGLEIGRDADNGGQTKYIYELAEFLSQHEDVEHVHIFTRLIDDPALSPEYSVPVEIINDKLDIRRIPFLGKKYKAKEQLWEGLDTFVNGAMQHIKQHNIFPDWIHSHYADAGYAAAELSSVLNIPFAHTGHSLGFYKKKKLIESGENEEELEKKFKFKARIVAEERTLELAEFIVTSTEQEIETYKAYKNFELGKYHAISPGIDTRKFVPYYYQENDSDKHMEEAQRKYWVAESISKFLTNPHKPIILALSRPDRHKNLNTLIEVYGKDKELQSMANLVIFAEFEKTLLKCQNLKKTF comes from the coding sequence ATGATGAAAAAACTACGAATTTCACTTATCAATATCCACGGACTTTTGAAAGGTTCTGGTCTCGAAATCGGTCGAGATGCTGACAACGGAGGTCAGACCAAATACATATACGAATTAGCAGAGTTTTTATCGCAACATGAAGATGTCGAACACGTTCATATTTTTACAAGATTAATAGATGATCCCGCCCTTTCGCCAGAATACTCAGTACCTGTAGAAATTATAAATGACAAACTGGATATAAGGCGAATTCCGTTTCTGGGAAAAAAATATAAAGCAAAAGAACAGCTTTGGGAAGGTCTAGATACTTTTGTGAACGGTGCGATGCAACACATCAAACAACACAATATTTTCCCAGATTGGATTCACTCTCATTATGCTGACGCAGGTTACGCCGCAGCCGAATTATCGTCAGTTTTGAATATACCTTTCGCTCATACTGGACATTCTCTAGGATTCTACAAAAAGAAGAAATTAATCGAAAGTGGAGAAAATGAAGAAGAATTGGAGAAAAAGTTCAAGTTTAAAGCCCGAATTGTTGCTGAAGAAAGAACCTTAGAACTCGCAGAATTTATTGTCACTTCTACCGAACAGGAAATTGAGACCTACAAAGCATATAAAAATTTTGAATTAGGAAAATACCACGCGATCTCTCCCGGAATTGACACCAGAAAATTTGTTCCTTATTATTATCAAGAAAACGATTCGGATAAACATATGGAAGAAGCGCAACGAAAATATTGGGTTGCCGAAAGCATTTCTAAATTCCTTACCAATCCGCACAAGCCAATTATTCTGGCGCTTTCAAGACCTGACCGTCATAAAAACTTGAATACCTTAATTGAAGTTTACGGAAAAGACAAAGAACTGCAAAGTATGGCTAATTTGGTCATTTTTGCCGAATTCGAAAAGACATTGCTAAAATGCCAGAATCTGAAAAAAACGTTTTAA
- a CDS encoding carbohydrate kinase family protein, translated as MKALGVDSNMISCVGNDEDGEAIIDEVNKLGLETKTILKSDDFPTGLVNVTLDESKSATYEIIYPSAWDKIVLNEEARELVINSDVLIYGSLVCRDEVSREALEELLSTHTYKVFDVNLRKPHYDYEILRHLMQSANFIKFNDEELMEISAALDSPYNTLEENMNFICSLTNATAICVTRGKDGALLLWDKHLYENEGYTIKVEDTVGAGDSFLGALITSLLNGKEPQAALNFACATGALVAGSAGGNPKISIFDIENLINKN; from the coding sequence ATGAAAGCACTGGGTGTTGATTCTAATATGATTAGCTGTGTAGGAAATGATGAAGATGGAGAAGCAATTATAGATGAAGTCAACAAATTAGGCCTTGAAACCAAAACTATTCTAAAATCTGACGATTTCCCTACAGGATTGGTAAATGTAACATTAGACGAAAGTAAATCTGCAACTTATGAAATTATTTATCCTTCTGCTTGGGACAAGATTGTTTTAAACGAAGAAGCAAGAGAATTAGTCATAAACTCAGATGTTTTAATCTACGGAAGTTTGGTTTGCAGAGATGAAGTCTCTAGAGAAGCTTTAGAAGAATTGCTTAGCACACACACCTATAAAGTTTTTGATGTTAATCTTCGAAAACCGCATTATGATTACGAAATTCTGCGACACTTAATGCAATCGGCTAATTTTATCAAATTTAATGATGAAGAGCTAATGGAAATCAGCGCCGCTTTAGATTCTCCTTACAATACTTTAGAAGAAAATATGAATTTCATCTGTTCTTTAACCAATGCCACAGCAATTTGTGTTACAAGAGGAAAAGATGGAGCCTTGCTTTTATGGGACAAACATCTTTATGAAAATGAAGGTTACACGATAAAAGTTGAAGACACGGTTGGCGCTGGAGATTCTTTCTTGGGGGCTTTGATCACTTCGCTTCTAAACGGAAAAGAACCGCAAGCCGCTTTAAATTTTGCCTGCGCAACAGGAGCTTTAGTCGCTGGATCGGCTGGCGGAAATCCTAAAATTTCAATATTTGATATAGAAAATTTAATTAACAAAAATTAA
- a CDS encoding TonB-dependent receptor, whose translation MKTIFKTLKNNVLSQVFTAFLILFSCSETAFSQSTVGSISGKALLKDGNYLQGATVKISELNKTTTTDSDGTYQLKNIPFGTYFVEIKLNGYESSPASVIVDQNNTEVTLDFEMAYTSQKLEEVIVSSGGNRFARKESEEVSKMKLKNMENPQVYTIVSKELMKEQVITDYNSAFKNVPGAGISEVRNQGRTTNISRGFATPQLVRNGVGSFTYNTIDPSNLERIEVIKGPSATLFGSTISSFGGLFNRVTKKPFNFFKGEVSYSAGDWDLNRLTADINTPLNEDKTALFRLNTALHSERSFQDAGFNKSFFIAPSFSYEVSDRLTLLIDAEFSVSKGTSPTRLTPYTKADATAHSIEELGIPYNLSFANNTVNYTGQAI comes from the coding sequence ATGAAAACAATTTTTAAAACACTTAAAAACAATGTTTTATCTCAAGTGTTTACAGCCTTTTTGATTCTTTTTTCATGCTCAGAAACGGCTTTTTCTCAATCGACTGTTGGTTCAATTTCTGGTAAGGCTCTTCTTAAAGACGGAAATTATTTACAAGGTGCAACGGTTAAAATTTCAGAATTAAATAAAACGACAACAACGGATTCTGATGGTACGTATCAATTAAAAAATATCCCTTTCGGAACTTATTTCGTAGAAATAAAATTGAATGGATACGAATCTTCTCCAGCTTCGGTTATTGTTGATCAGAATAACACAGAAGTTACTCTAGATTTTGAGATGGCTTATACTTCGCAAAAATTAGAAGAGGTAATTGTAAGTTCTGGGGGAAACCGATTTGCAAGAAAAGAAAGTGAAGAAGTTTCTAAAATGAAACTGAAAAACATGGAAAATCCTCAGGTTTATACAATTGTAAGCAAGGAGCTGATGAAAGAGCAGGTAATTACAGACTATAATAGTGCTTTTAAAAACGTTCCAGGAGCTGGTATTTCTGAAGTGAGAAATCAAGGAAGAACGACTAACATCTCTAGAGGTTTTGCAACGCCTCAGTTAGTTAGAAATGGGGTTGGAAGTTTTACCTATAATACAATTGATCCATCCAATTTAGAGCGTATTGAAGTCATAAAAGGACCATCTGCAACTTTGTTTGGAAGTACGATTTCTTCTTTTGGTGGATTGTTCAATAGAGTTACCAAAAAGCCTTTTAATTTCTTTAAAGGAGAAGTGTCATATTCGGCTGGAGATTGGGATTTGAATCGTTTAACGGCCGATATTAACACGCCTCTTAACGAAGATAAAACGGCTCTTTTTAGACTTAATACGGCCTTGCATAGCGAAAGAAGCTTTCAAGATGCAGGATTTAACAAAAGTTTTTTCATCGCGCCAAGTTTCTCTTATGAAGTTAGTGATAGATTGACTTTATTAATCGATGCCGAATTTAGTGTTTCTAAAGGAACATCTCCAACAAGATTAACGCCTTATACAAAAGCGGATGCAACTGCCCACAGCATCGAAGAATTAGGAATTCCGTACAATCTTTCTTTTGCTAATAATACTGTAAATTATACGGGGCAAGCAATATAA
- a CDS encoding TonB-dependent siderophore receptor, with the protein MKYKISDEWTSQTIVSRTRSSSEGYVVALTMLSNETLRQQVTNQDYPYYGTDIQQNFNGDFKIGKLRNRVVAGLDFYSLRATRNDATVNMPALNFRKPGDAYNNFTINKIEPLFANATYTNMVSNDERTYSAYVSDVLNVTDRLLVMGGVRADRYINKGVYYPSRDSIAGNYNQTAFSPRLGAVYQVVKDKVSIFGNYMNGFNNVGGSDFNGNTFKPNQANQLEGGVKFDFNKISATFSYYDIKVTNVTRDDPDHVNFQIQDGTQLSKGFEAELIANPIKGLNIVAGYTYNDSEYTKANPSINGLRPTTAGSPTTANLWASYRLTEGAASGLGFGFGGIYGSEYYQTNTTTFKFSIPSYTVLDASVFYDRPKFRLGLKVDNLTNEKYWSYRLAAQNPTRVTGNITFKF; encoded by the coding sequence TTGAAATATAAAATTTCAGACGAATGGACTTCACAAACTATTGTTTCGCGAACAAGATCTTCATCTGAAGGATATGTTGTGGCTTTGACTATGTTAAGCAATGAAACATTGAGACAGCAAGTTACCAATCAAGATTATCCTTATTACGGTACAGATATTCAGCAAAACTTTAACGGAGATTTTAAAATCGGAAAATTGCGTAATAGAGTTGTGGCAGGTTTAGATTTTTACAGTCTTCGTGCAACACGTAATGATGCAACGGTAAACATGCCAGCACTTAATTTTAGAAAACCAGGAGATGCATATAACAATTTTACAATCAATAAAATAGAACCTTTATTTGCTAATGCGACGTACACTAATATGGTTTCAAATGATGAAAGAACTTATAGTGCTTATGTTTCTGATGTTTTGAATGTTACTGATAGATTGTTGGTAATGGGAGGTGTTAGAGCTGATCGTTATATCAATAAAGGAGTATATTACCCTAGCCGTGATTCTATTGCTGGAAATTACAATCAGACGGCATTTTCTCCTAGATTGGGAGCTGTTTACCAAGTGGTTAAAGATAAGGTTTCTATTTTCGGAAACTACATGAACGGATTTAATAATGTGGGAGGATCTGATTTTAATGGAAATACTTTTAAACCAAATCAGGCAAATCAATTAGAAGGTGGAGTTAAATTTGACTTTAATAAAATTAGCGCAACTTTCAGTTATTACGACATCAAAGTTACAAACGTAACTCGTGACGATCCAGATCACGTAAACTTTCAGATTCAAGACGGAACGCAATTGAGTAAAGGTTTTGAAGCAGAATTGATCGCTAATCCTATTAAAGGTTTAAATATTGTTGCCGGTTATACTTATAATGATAGTGAATATACAAAAGCGAACCCGAGTATTAATGGTTTGCGACCTACAACTGCTGGTTCGCCTACAACTGCGAACCTTTGGGCAAGTTATAGATTGACCGAAGGAGCGGCTTCTGGTCTTGGATTTGGATTTGGTGGAATTTATGGAAGCGAGTATTATCAAACGAATACAACGACTTTCAAATTCAGTATTCCGTCTTATACCGTTTTGGATGCTTCTGTATTTTACGACAGACCAAAATTTAGATTAGGATTAAAAGTAGACAATCTTACGAATGAAAAATATTGGTCTTATCGTTTAGCGGCTCAAAACCCAACAAGAGTTACGGGAAATATTACGTTTAAATTCTAA
- a CDS encoding PepSY-associated TM helix domain-containing protein: MTKGFKNTIRQIHLWLGLASGLIVFIVSITGFLYVFEEEIRDFANKEYLHVPVQEKPFIGLKTIIENYEKLEPKQKITALKINKEEPNAAVEVSTKKKKTYYFNPYDGTLINQQGADWLNTVLEIHRTLLLGEVGEFIQGWAVVIFIIMLISGLILWFPNQRRLLKQSLKIKWSGSFKRVNFDLHQVLGFYASIFLLLIAFSGTYFKYDTVKKGVSLVTGTKLRKGDEVVSNAKIDSTTIPVRYNNIYESANAKYPGATSVSFSIRKTGELRLRMTYPNDWARNQNTLFFDGKTGQMLRTKLYKDNNSLLIFMKLVITICIQEFSLVLQEK, from the coding sequence ATGACCAAAGGTTTTAAAAATACTATCAGACAAATACATTTGTGGCTCGGTTTAGCATCGGGCCTCATTGTTTTTATAGTCAGCATCACTGGATTTCTTTATGTTTTTGAAGAAGAAATTCGTGATTTTGCCAACAAAGAATATCTGCACGTTCCCGTTCAGGAAAAGCCATTTATAGGTTTAAAAACTATAATTGAAAACTATGAAAAACTGGAACCAAAGCAGAAAATCACAGCTTTAAAAATAAATAAGGAAGAACCAAATGCTGCTGTTGAAGTTTCGACAAAAAAGAAAAAGACTTATTATTTCAATCCATACGATGGAACTTTAATCAATCAGCAAGGAGCAGATTGGTTGAATACTGTACTAGAAATACATCGTACTTTGTTGTTAGGAGAAGTTGGTGAATTTATTCAAGGTTGGGCAGTGGTAATTTTTATCATTATGCTCATATCGGGATTAATTTTATGGTTTCCAAACCAAAGACGCTTGCTTAAGCAATCTTTAAAAATAAAGTGGAGCGGTTCATTCAAAAGAGTCAATTTTGATTTGCACCAAGTTTTAGGATTTTATGCTTCGATATTTCTGCTTTTAATTGCCTTTTCTGGAACGTATTTCAAATATGATACGGTTAAAAAAGGAGTTAGTTTAGTAACGGGAACCAAACTTAGAAAAGGAGATGAAGTGGTTTCTAACGCTAAAATTGATTCGACTACAATTCCGGTTCGTTATAATAACATTTACGAAAGTGCAAATGCGAAATATCCAGGCGCAACTTCGGTTTCGTTTTCAATTAGAAAAACAGGAGAATTGCGATTAAGAATGACGTATCCAAATGATTGGGCAAGAAATCAAAATACGCTTTTCTTTGATGGAAAAACAGGGCAGATGCTCAGAACGAAATTATACAAAGACAACAACAGTCTGCTGATATTTATGAAGCTAGTAATCACGATCTGCATACAGGAGTTTTCTTTGGTCTTACAGGAAAAATAA
- a CDS encoding PepSY domain-containing protein, with protein MHTGVFFGLTGKIIWSLVSLIGASLPITGFIIWWRKGKKKSKKKKVQA; from the coding sequence CTGCATACAGGAGTTTTCTTTGGTCTTACAGGAAAAATAATCTGGAGTTTGGTTAGTTTGATTGGAGCATCATTACCTATAACTGGATTTATAATTTGGTGGAGGAAAGGGAAGAAGAAGTCTAAGAAGAAAAAGGTTCAAGCATAA
- a CDS encoding SDR family NAD(P)-dependent oxidoreductase, with protein MSKTILITGASKGFGRAWTEAFLAKGYNVATTARNLETLNDLKEKYGNAILPLKLDVNNRLESLEVVQKTKQHFGTIDVLINNAGYALTGAVEEANEQEAREQFETNFFGTLWLTQAVIPIMREQKSGHIIQVSSILGLATLPTGMGLYSASKFAIEGLSETLASEVKQFGINVTLLEPNGYESNIWHTGITSESLPYYDEIKKALAERENIFGKVEATAPIVVKLVENENPPLRLLLGKVAFPFVKQSYDQRLESWEKWNDVSVEAHG; from the coding sequence ATGTCAAAAACAATTTTAATTACAGGAGCTTCAAAAGGATTTGGAAGAGCTTGGACAGAAGCTTTTTTAGCTAAAGGATACAATGTAGCGACAACAGCTAGAAATCTAGAAACGTTAAACGATTTAAAAGAAAAATACGGAAACGCAATTTTACCTTTAAAATTAGACGTAAACAATCGTTTAGAATCTCTAGAAGTAGTTCAGAAAACAAAACAGCATTTTGGAACTATTGATGTTTTAATCAACAATGCAGGTTATGCGCTTACAGGCGCGGTTGAAGAAGCAAACGAACAAGAAGCGAGAGAGCAATTTGAAACCAATTTCTTTGGGACATTATGGTTAACACAAGCTGTTATTCCAATTATGAGAGAGCAAAAAAGCGGTCATATTATTCAAGTTTCTTCTATTTTAGGATTGGCCACTTTACCAACTGGAATGGGACTTTATAGCGCTTCTAAATTTGCTATTGAAGGTTTAAGCGAAACATTGGCATCTGAGGTAAAACAATTCGGAATCAATGTTACTTTATTGGAACCAAACGGATATGAGTCTAACATCTGGCATACTGGAATTACCAGCGAGAGTTTACCATATTATGACGAAATCAAAAAAGCTTTGGCTGAAAGAGAAAACATTTTTGGCAAAGTTGAAGCGACTGCTCCAATAGTGGTAAAATTAGTAGAAAACGAAAATCCACCTTTACGTTTATTACTTGGAAAAGTGGCATTTCCGTTTGTAAAACAAAGCTACGATCAAAGATTGGAAAGCTGGGAAAAATGGAATGATGTTTCAGTTGAAGCGCATGGTTAA